From the genome of Helicoverpa zea isolate HzStark_Cry1AcR chromosome 1, ilHelZeax1.1, whole genome shotgun sequence, one region includes:
- the LOC124632118 gene encoding calcium and integrin-binding family member 3, with protein MGNKVVTFTEQQLEDYQDCTFFTRKEILRVFKRFREVNPTLVPKRMTENQPHTVVVPVEEIEKLPELKENPFKRRICQVFSHDGSGNLTFEDFLDMMSVFSEAAPRDIKAWYAFRIYDLDDDMYIGRDDLLEATRLLTKGELHPQEREEIVASVLDEADVDGDGRLSFMDFEHVVVRAPDFLSTFHIRV; from the exons gaCTGTACATTTTTTACAAGGAAAGAAATACTTAG AGTATTCAAGCGCTTCAGAGAAGTGAACCCTACCTTAGTGCCTAAACGAATGACAGAGAATCAGCCACACACTGTCGTTGTTCCTGTGGAAGAGATAGAAAAATTACCAGAATTAAAA GAGAATCCGTTCAAACGTCGAATATGTCAGGTGTTCTCTCACGACGGCTCCGGGAACCTGACGTTTGAAGACTTCCTCGACATGATGTCTGTCTTCAGCGAGGCCGCGCCCAGAGATATCAAGGCTTG GTACGCCTTCCGCATTTACGATTTAGACGACGACATGTACATCGGTCGAGACGATCTCCTGGAAGCCACTCGTCTCCTCACAAAGGGCGAGCTGCACCCTCAGGAGCGCGAGGAGATAGTGGCCAGCGTGCTGGACGAGGCCGACGTGGACGGCGACGGGAGACTCTCCTTCATGGACTTCGAGCACGTGGTGGTGCGCGCCCCTGACTTTCTGTCCACCTTCCATATCAGAGTGTGA
- the LOC124632550 gene encoding ubiquitin-conjugating enzyme E2 N — protein sequence MAALPRRIIKETQRLMQEPVPGISAVPSETNARYFHVIVTGPEDSPFEGGLFKLELFLPEDYPMSAPKVRFITKIYHPNIDRLGRICLDILKDKWSPALQIRTVLLSIQALLSAPNPDDPLANDVAELWKVNESEAIRNAKEWTRRYAMDN from the coding sequence ATGGCAGCCCTACCACGTAGAATAATCAAAGAGACACAGCGATTGATGCAAGAGCCGGTGCCGGGAATCAGCGCGGTGCCAAGCGAAACGAATGCTCGTTATTTTCACGTAATCGTCACTGGCCCAGAAGACTCGCCATTCGAAGGAGGACTATTCAAATTAGAGTTATTTCTGCCAGAGGACTATCCCATGTCAGCGCCTAAGGTTAGGTTTATAACGAAAATATACCATCCGAACATAGACCGGCTGGGTCGTATATGCTTGGACATACTGAAGGACAAGTGGAGTCCCGCGCTTCAGATCCGCACGGTCCTGCTGTCCATCCAGGCGCTGCTGTCGGCGCCGAACCCCGACGACCCGCTGGCCAACGACGTGGCCGAGCTGTGGAAGGTGAACGAGAGCGAGGCGATCCGGAACGCGAAGGAGTGGACGCGGAGATACGCCATGGACAACTGA